In a single window of the Acyrthosiphon pisum isolate AL4f chromosome X, pea_aphid_22Mar2018_4r6ur, whole genome shotgun sequence genome:
- the LOC103308237 gene encoding THAP domain-containing protein 2-like: MGGCTAVNCTNSRRKGIRLFRFPKDETRRKIWLQNCRRDKWVPTNSSGLCEIHFEESQFEQHRQGGIKKLKSNAIPTLFNVANPPRLLETKRKSLYKTVTECSSQGCSENSSDSFQNEKNLSQLVTVLENNDVSTNNGNFKPNDSDFVNGSTLLKERQKLFLTQQENTILKMRLQLGVNEASNTFYSKLLEGNKYHLLLLQREKKLLETKLQIFCETLDDITSPGSG, from the exons atggGTGGATGTACGGCGGTAAACTGTACGAATTCCCGTAGGAAAGGTATTCGTTTATTTCGTTTTCCTAAAGATGAAACTAGAAGAAAAATTTGGCTTCAAAATTGTCGCCGGGACAAATGGGTACCTACAAATTCGTCAGGGTTGTGTGAA ATTCATTTTGAGGAAAGTCAATTTGAACAGCATCGTCAAGGTggcataaaaaaactaaaatcaaatgCAATTCCGACATTATTTAATGTAGCAAACCCACCTCGATTATTAGAAACGAAAAGAAAATCGCTCTATAAG aCTGTGACAGAGTGCAGCAGTCAAGGCTGTAGTGAAAATTCAAGTGATAGTTTtcagaatgaaaaaaatttgtcaCAGCTTGTAACA GTTTTGGAAAATAATGATGTATCGACCAATAATGGAAATTTTAAACCGAATGATTCTGATTTTGTAAATGGTTCAACATTACTAAAAGAAAGAcagaaactttttttaactcaacaagaaaatactattttgaaaatgagaTTACAG tTAGGTGTTAATGAAGCTAGCAATACTTTTTATTCGAAACTATTAGAGGGTAACAAATATCACTTGTTGTTGTTACAAAGAGAAAAGAAATTATtggaaacaaaattacaaatattttgtgaaactTTAGATGATATTACCAGCCCTGGAAGTGGTTGA